In the Diospyros lotus cultivar Yz01 chromosome 13, ASM1463336v1, whole genome shotgun sequence genome, AAACTAAGCGAGAATGTGAGTAGATTTGAAGGAACACCATTCCTAATGCTATGAGTTTTCTCCTTATCTCATGATTGCCTTCATCAAATCTTCTTTCAATTAAATCTTCtttaaatgtgaaaaaaaaatgcgAACCAAATTcatttgtaaaaaatttgtaaGGATTTCAATTTgttccctatttttctttatatccGATTGTATGGATAACAAAATTAACGGTATAAGAGCCCATGATATTATCAACAAAATCTCAAcgaaagataaattttattcagaataatgaataattaaatactcAAACTAAATCTTGTAGACGCGTGCAAATATATTCTCTTAGATAGTTGATATATTTACCTAATCAAGTAACAATGCAGAAGACTCACCCGGGTGACATGCCAATGTTTTATTAGTCCATTAAAtgttaaatgttaaatattaactactaaatattaaaatttactaaatcctattaattttgaaaacccattaaaatttctaaacgtGTTTGGGGAAGGTGTTTTCTCTTGATGATCTTTGAATGTGACACTAATGCAGAtctctttttaatatttatatattttatttcttttattattagaaggattgtatattcttttattctttaactattttaaTCTTCTTAATATTTTGTTGTGAGACTCAGAATATATCCTAATTTAGAGTTGTGGATCATTTTAGTCAATTTTatgaaattcttatttacaaaaaataaaatctaaacttTATCCTCATAATAACAATAATgccttgaaataataaataacctTTATTTAAATCACAAGCAAAGTGAGTTGAGATAAAAGATACATACAATTGTGCCATTCAATTTTACTAAGAACAAATAGTGTGCTATTATTTTTATCGAAAATCGTGAAATCGAGTGACAAAAACCCCTGTAAGGGAGGGCATCTCAAGAATATGACTActatctatatataaattaaaaatattttatgttaaatacgAGAGGCTTTGAATTTATATCTTATTTACATTAAGAAGACCAAAATGTTTGtttgattaaataataaaatttatactcaaatttgatgtttttttttatcataaaaatcaaatttaaatatctaaataatattcttttaatGGAAATCATGACATGGGGACGCGCCAGCAACGtactaaaatgaaaaagaaatttcaaaagttgGCCCCATTTTGGCTCCAACTTAACCGCTGGCTCCACCCACTTCAGAACCGAACCGAAGCTCGTCTTCTTCCTCGTGAAAACCCTCATCAATATACCATCTGAAACTTCAAATTTCACCGGATCTCGCGTTTCGATCTCCATGTTTTCAATTGTGGGTGTGCTGTAGATTCAGCGATTCTGCGTTGAATTTAGCGGGCACAAATTCAATGGCGATGTTGGCACCCGGAGCGCTGCTCAAGCTTCTCGACGGGATGAATACCGGTGTTAAACCCACCGGCGAGCACCGGAGCTCGCTCCTGCAGGTCATTGATGATAATCTGAACTAAAAACTAGAGTTTTATCATTTTAACTGTATTATCTTAGTGGATTTAGTCTATGTAGTTGGTTTAATTATCTCAATCATCATAAGCATTCGTGATAGATTCGAATATTTCATTACCCGTCTCTAAGAATGGACGATTTTGATCATACGCAGGTCACCGGCATCGTCCCGGCCGATCTTGATGAGAGAAATTTATGGCCAAACCATGGATTTTATGTGAAAGTTTCAGATTCTTCACACTCCATCTACGTCAGCTTGCCTTTTGAAGAAGATGACCTTATTTTCAGCAACAAAATGCAGCTCGGACAGTTCATCTATGTCGATAAATTGGAGCCCGGATCTCCTGTTCCAGTCGTTAAAGGCACGAAACCGCTGCCCGGAAGGCGCCCAATGGTGGGAAAACCAGAGCCATTGATGGGTCTCAGAGAAAAGGGGCAGAGAAGCCATGAAAATGCCAATCCAAAGCTCTCTGCTCGCAGAAGATGTTCTTGGGGAACGGGGCTAAATAATGTAGCAGACTCTGTTTCATCTCCTCTGGCTTTAAGGCCGGTCCCTTTAGACTTTGATCAGTTTACCCCGGCGAAAGGGAGACCTATTTCGGGCAGAATTGGGGGCAATCCCCCATTTTCTCGGGTGATCAGAGGCGGAGCAGCCATGGATGGAAGCTCAATTGGGAGGATTAGGTGTTCTCCGGGTGGTGCAAATCTGCCCAAAATTGTGGACTTTAAGGGCTGTAGCAACCCTGCGTTGGCCGGGAAAAGCTGTGTCGGGCCGACCATGAATTTGCCCGGAAGGCTTAGTCTGCTAGTACAGGTAGTTCATTCGGGcccatttgattttgatgtcggcttttatttatttgatttcagCGCCCGTTTTCTGGATTTAGTGTTCACTTTCGGCTAAATAGGGTAAGTGGTGTCCCATCCTtacactaaaatataaaaagattattaaattctaatttaaaataaaaaattactaaatttcaattatataattttataattattattaaatgagtAATGTTGATgtaattaacaatataaatgGATAACTGACATTAATATTTACTGACTTTGCATGTAAAAAAATGGctaaattttatactaaaatatagattaatattttgttaatcttttaaataataattgatattaattataaagtaatatattaaattaaagttcaattatcttttaaatataaattaaaatttaatattttttataatttaaatttaataattattatattattcgtATTAGATAATGTTTAGCCTAGCGGCGGTGGCGGCAACGGCGAGGGTGTGGGGGTGGAGAACAATCCTCGCGACGGCGGGGGGGAACCAATCCTCATTCATATTATTTAGGCTTTAGTTTCGcaactatttttcaattttcgtGTTGACTTTTCATGGTTTTCTGGACAACAGGAGGCCGTGCAACAGTGCAAGACGGGGCAGAGAACAGCCATTCAAGCAGTCAGAGAAGCTGCAGCAACCGAAAATCTTGTCCGGTGTCTCAAGTACAGGCCCTCTCAGTCTTTTTTTCATCCTTTTATTTTtggctaaataatataaatgattgtgattgaactttaaattaaaatataaaaaaatattaaaatttaatttatattcaaaaaattattaaattttaatttagtatattattttataattattattatcaattgacattaaaaaaattaacgtGACTAATAATGTAAATGATTAgataacataaataattattaaaatttatataaaagtataaaaagattattaaattttattttacagtacaaaaatattaacatttcaTTAATCTCTCACAATAATTATAGAATTGCAtcctaaattaaaattaaagtagtATACCTCACAGTGCAATGTTGAATCACCATCATTTATGCTATTTAgccttcctttttcttctcaaCTGTCCTGTTTACTAGTTTTGCTAGTGGCTAAGACCCATTGTTGTcatggatgatgatgatgatgcctCAAGGATATTTTCCAACTTGAGCAAATCTGCAAGACCCGATGCTCCAGCCGACTGCTTCCACCAGTTCTTGGCCTTCCATAGCCAAATTACTGGAGAGGTAGCCCAGATGATGCCCCTCGACGCCTCCATGGACGAGCACCCAAGCTCCAACTCCAATGCTTTCTTCAATCAGAAGAGGGTTCTGGGGGCACATTTCAAAGCAGCAACAGCTGAGAATGATGAGAACAAGAAACCGGTTTCTTGCAGCCTTGCCAAAGCAATCAATCTGGGGAAGCGGATTGAGAGTGAAGCAGGGATTTGGTTCATGAATTTTCTCGAGAAAGCTTTGGAGAAGGGTCTGAAGAAATCATCCAAAGGAGTCTCTCAGTCGCTGCTATTGAAGGTGATTTATTGGGTGGAAGTTGAGGATCACCCCAGAGCAGCTCACATAGCCAGGAAGCTGAGGATCAAGGCCAAGAACCCTTGAGTCAAACGCTTCAATTTGACTCAATGCTATCAGATTTTAAGTCACTTATTAATATAGTGAAAAATTTGTGggtttttttgtattttgtaatattgCCTGTTAATAGCTAGTGACCAATCTGGGTTGGTTGCTCCATCTGATTGGATTTCTCTAGCAATGGTACTGAGTATATCCCATTATGCCTTTTGCTATTTCTCCTTAGATTGATACTtggttttattttcaaattttcaaacccTTTTAGTTTGAGTGCCTTAATCAGCAGTAGTCCAGGTCATGTCATTCTCAAAGATCCAGTGGCAGACCTCAGTCTTGCCCGGACCCGAACCCAGAGCCACAAAGGCTCCATGACCCGGACTCCACGCCGACGTGTCCACGTGGCATATGGCAACACCGTGGTTGATCTTGGATTTCGATTTCGGGTTGAGAAGATCCGCTTCGTAGACCCGAACCTGCGGGACCGAGTGACAATAATATAGTAGGTTCGGGAACAGGCTCTGATGACATGAGACCGATTTGGTGAGTTTGCCGCCGTTGATACCCTTGATCGATCCGATCATCACGTCCTTCTTTGACCCCTCCGTGTTCGCCGTTGTACGGACCATCACGTTCCGGCCGAGCACGGAGACGGCGAAGTCGATCATGTCCTCAGCCGAGCCGACGCAGCGCTTGGTCTCGCCTCGGCTCGGCGCTCTCTCGCACTCGCTCAGCGCCTCCGACAGAATTTTTTCCATGGTCGAGCCCTCGCCGGCGTGGAAGATTCGTTTCAGCTCGGCGAGCTTCGAGGTCGAGAACGGTAATTTCGACCAAATCGGCCGGGGCAAAAACGACCTTTTCCGCATTTTATCGCGAATGTCTGGCATTGACATCACAGTCCCAGGCTTCAGCATTTTCTCCAGGAAGAATTTGCCCGGCTCCACCCACCTATTTACAACTTTGCCATTTCCAGTTGCCGCCATTGATGTCAATTCAGCGGAGCCTCTGTTTGTGTAACTGGCGAACGAGACGGCCTTCTTATTCGCATAGTCAGTGAACTTGTTGGCAGCTCCGTAGATCTTGAATGCGACGGCCTGGCCGGAAGCTCCCTCGCCGTATCCGGCGAAACTCTCGGTCCCTGCAGTGGTGTGTTGTCCATAGTTCAGGAAATTGAGTCTCGCCGCGTTCGATTTCTTCCCGTATGACTGGAACGAATCGTCGCCAATATTTGCCAGATCTCTGTAATTCTTGAATGTCTCAATCGGCCCGTTACCGCCTTCGCCGTAATTTTTGAATCTGTTCGATGGTATATTACTACCATCCGAGCCGTATGAAGTGAATATGTCGTTGGTGGCATTCGCCGACTCGCCGTAGCCATTGAAGGACGAGCCCAACACGTTCGAGTGCTCCCCGTAGCTGCTGAACTCATTCTGAGCGGTTTTCTCGTTCTTCCCGTAGCTCGCGAAGGATTCATCGCCGACATTGGCCCTTTCTGTGTATTTAGTGAACGACTGGCTATGCGCGTTTCCGTCGGCGGAATAGGAGGTGAACCGGAGGTTCAGGACATTGGATCCATGGTTGTAGCCAGTGAACTTGCCCGCGCCGccggtggcggcggcggcgtaTGTGTCGAAAGTCATCCGATCGACGATGTTGGAGTCGGGTGCGTAGCTAGAAAATTGCTCTTTGTGAGCCGCGGAGTCACGGCTGTACCGCAGGAACGAGCCTTTTACGACATTCTCTCGGTCGGAGTAGTTCTTGAACGAGTCGACTCCGCCGAGCCGGTCGGTGCCGTAGTTTGAGAAGTTCTTGTTGGAATACACGGCGAAGTTGGCGTTCCGGTCGTGCTTCTCCAGACTGGGCGATAGATCGGGGGAGCAGAGCAAGTTCGCGGCGGAACAGAACGAGGAGAGCTGGGAGGAAAGCGCGTTCTGATCGGCGAGTTTGGAGAATCTGGCCGATTCCACGGCGCTCATTGGCGAGGCCTTGTTGAGAAGGAACCAGGGTTTTGGCAAGTCGCAGGACACCTCTTTCTTCCAGTAACGAATGAGATAGGCCTTGGGAGTAAACGGATTTCCTCTGGCCGTATGGCCGGAGCTATCGCCGGCGCCGGCCATCTACATTGAGAGACGAAAAACCATGAAATTGCCTTTCCATTACAgacccaaaaaacaaaaaaagaaaaatcataatgCATTACAAAAAcgtatttccttttctttctaaCTGTCGGATTGAGGAATGAATGATCACGTGCAAGACCAAACCAAAGTGAAGTATCTTACATTGAAATTGAAAGATAGGTGGAGGAGGtacaggaagaagaagatgcagatGATCGGAGGTCTCATGTGCTCACAGATGGCGAAATCCTACTTCTTAGAGaaaggcagagagagagagagagagagttggaatGTTGGTGGGTGATGGCAACAATTTATACT is a window encoding:
- the LOC127789092 gene encoding uncharacterized protein LOC127789092 isoform X1, which codes for MAMLAPGALLKLLDGMNTGVKPTGEHRSSLLQVTGIVPADLDERNLWPNHGFYVKVSDSSHSIYVSLPFEEDDLIFSNKMQLGQFIYVDKLEPGSPVPVVKGTKPLPGRRPMVGKPEPLMGLREKGQRSHENANPKLSARRRCSWGTGLNNVADSVSSPLALRPVPLDFDQFTPAKGRPISGRIGGNPPFSRVIRGGAAMDGSSIGRIRCSPGGANLPKIVDFKGCSNPALAGKSCVGPTMNLPGRLSLLVQEAVQQCKTGQRTAIQAVREAAATENLVRCLKIFSNLSKSARPDAPADCFHHFLAFHSQITRELAQMMPADASMDEHPSSNSNAFFNQKRVLGAHFKAATAENDENKKPVSCSLAKAINLGKRIESEAGIWFMNFLEKALEKGLKKSSKGVSQSLLLKVIYRVEVEDHPRAAHIARKLRIKANNPRV
- the LOC127789091 gene encoding polygalacturonase-1 non-catalytic subunit beta-like isoform X2 — translated: MRPPIICIFFFLYLLHLSFNFNMAGAGDSSGHTARGNPFTPKAYLIRYWKKEVSCDLPKPWFLLNKASPMSAVESARFSKLADQNALSSQLSSFCSAANLLCSPDLSPSLEKHDRNANFAVYSNKNFSNYGTDRLGGVDSFKNYSDRENVVKGSFLRYSRDSAAHKEQFSSYAPDSNIVDRMTFDTYAAAATGGAGKFTGYNHGSNVLNLRFTSYSADGNAHSQSFTKYTERANVGDESFASYGKNEKTAQNEFSSYGEHSNVLGSSFNGYGESANATNDIFTSYGSDGSNIPSNRFKNYGEGGNGPIETFKNYRDLANIGDDSFQSYGKKSNAARLNFLNYGQHTTAGTESFAGYGEGASGQAVAFKIYGAANKFTDYANKKAVSFASYTNRGSAELTSMAATGNGKVVNRWVEPGKFFLEKMLKPGTVMSMPDIRDKMRKRSFLPRPIWSKLPFSTSKLAELKRIFHAGEGSTMEKILSEALSECERAPSRGETKRCVGSAEDMIDFAVSVLGRNVMVRTTANTEGSKKDVMIGSIKGINGGKLTKSVSCHQSLFPNLLYYCHSVPQVRVYEADLLNPKSKSKINHGVAICHVDTSAWSPGHGAFVALGSGPGKTEVCHWIFENDMTWTTAD
- the LOC127789092 gene encoding uncharacterized protein LOC127789092 isoform X2; the encoded protein is MAMLAPGALLKLLDGMNTGVKPTGEHRSSLLQVTGIVPADLDERNLWPNHGFYVKVSDSSHSIYVSLPFEEDDLIFSNKMQLGQFIYVDKLEPGSPVPVVKGTKPLPGRRPMVGKPEPLMGLREKGQRSHENANPKLSARRRCSWGTGLNNVADSVSSPLALRPVPLDFDQFTPAKGRPISGRIGGNPPFSRVIRGGAAMDGSSIGRIRCSPGGANLPKIVDFKGCSNPALAGKSCVGPTMNLPGRLSLLVQEAVQQCKTGQRTAIQAVREAAATENLVRCLKIFSNLSKSARPDAPADCFHQFLAFHSQITGEVAQMMPLDASMDEHPSSNSNAFFNQKRVLGAHFKAATAENDENKKPVSCSLAKAINLGKRIESEAGIWFMNFLEKALEKGLKKSSKGVSQSLLLKVIYWVEVEDHPRAAHIARKLRIKAKNP
- the LOC127789091 gene encoding polygalacturonase-1 non-catalytic subunit beta-like isoform X1, with the protein product MRPPIICIFFFLYLLHLSFNFNMAGAGDSSGHTARGNPFTPKAYLIRYWKKEVSCDLPKPWFLLNKASPMSAVESARFSKLADQNALSSQLSSFCSAANLLCSPDLSPSLEKHDRNANFAVYSNKNFSNYGTDRLGGVDSFKNYSDRENVVKGSFLRYSRDSAAHKEQFSSYAPDSNIVDRMTFDTYAAAATGGAGKFTGYNHGSNVLNLRFTSYSADGNAHSQSFTKYTERANVGDESFASYGKNEKTAQNEFSSYGEHSNVLGSSFNGYGESANATNDIFTSYGSDGSNIPSNRFKNYGEGGNGPIETFKNYRDLANIGDDSFQSYGKKSNAARLNFLNYGQHTTAGTESFAGYGEGASGQAVAFKIYGAANKFTDYANKKAVSFASYTNRGSAELTSMAATGNGKVVNRWVEPGKFFLEKMLKPGTVMSMPDIRDKMRKRSFLPRPIWSKLPFSTSKLAELKRIFHAGEGSTMEKILSEALSECERAPSRGETKRCVGSAEDMIDFAVSVLGRNVMVRTTANTEGSKKDVMIGSIKGINGGKLTKSVSCHQSLFPNLLYYCHSVPQVRVYEADLLNPKSKSKINHGVAICHVDTSAWSPGHGAFVALGSGPGKTEVCHWIFENDMTWTTAD